In one Pseudoclavibacter sp. Marseille-Q3772 genomic region, the following are encoded:
- a CDS encoding alanine and proline-rich secreted protein Apa, protein MNDNLQHRVVNHPQFPASDKKSPSFADEARETAERQSAADSNDTAAASDGAPATTPGDGSMSVDGSVPGAIQKDHNESGGGAGGGEVGGSGSPSGGGADSNAAKAPSSSDADKNSSGDSSANDTADTSSSTPAANTDKSSDSASSFGSDDGINATESGDGDQLIVEGDGNVIIMGGKDDDGANAGESSSASNDSSSDTDGGIHESGDGDQVVIEGDNNTVIMLGDDGTLPPGLEDFLGNLGNKNSLPDLEGQAGANVPSGAPSGNPSGLPEGIANAAPAPGSPVGEPGGLPEAMPATPPADPNAAAGTPSGDPSGAPAGEPGGLPEATPSTPPADPNASGSPTGGPSGGPSGGPSGGPSGDPSGGPSGGPSGGPSGGPSGGPSGGPSGGPSGGPSGGPSGSPSGGPGDAPVSGPDTSGNKETYLSPEEVTAETATWEDAAGYLNNSNAIAQECRWDGLEAGIFFALLGPNNELADLFVKITETGVDEFEAVAEALVQTALEFAQTDEGRASGFQGYEDLPTDYDYSGSMHEDRSAKADVESINFDTVQTPSLNDVVDIATDNKRGGSDNSDGGHTSTSGNDGHNSGHGHDGSSSSSGRSNSDNDSKGRSGGRRGKGGLLLDVASELVDEFLP, encoded by the coding sequence ATGAACGACAATCTTCAGCACCGGGTTGTGAATCACCCACAGTTCCCTGCCAGTGACAAGAAGTCCCCTAGCTTCGCCGATGAAGCACGCGAAACGGCAGAGCGTCAATCGGCAGCCGACTCAAATGACACCGCTGCCGCATCCGATGGAGCACCTGCGACCACACCCGGTGACGGGTCCATGAGTGTGGATGGCAGTGTTCCCGGCGCCATCCAGAAAGACCACAATGAGTCTGGTGGCGGCGCCGGCGGCGGTGAAGTTGGCGGTAGCGGCTCACCTTCGGGTGGCGGCGCTGACAGCAACGCGGCCAAGGCACCGAGCAGCAGTGACGCAGATAAGAACTCTTCCGGTGATTCGTCAGCTAATGACACTGCCGACACCTCAAGCTCCACGCCGGCAGCTAATACCGACAAGAGCTCGGACTCAGCCAGTTCGTTCGGCAGCGATGACGGCATCAACGCCACTGAGTCGGGCGATGGTGATCAACTGATCGTGGAGGGTGACGGCAACGTCATCATCATGGGCGGCAAGGACGATGACGGGGCGAATGCGGGCGAGAGCAGCAGCGCCTCGAATGACTCCAGCTCCGACACCGACGGTGGTATTCACGAGTCGGGCGACGGTGACCAGGTTGTCATTGAGGGTGACAACAACACGGTCATCATGCTGGGTGATGACGGCACACTGCCTCCCGGGTTGGAAGATTTTCTCGGCAACCTAGGTAATAAGAACAGCCTTCCGGATCTCGAAGGCCAGGCCGGTGCGAACGTTCCCAGCGGCGCACCGAGCGGTAACCCAAGCGGTTTGCCGGAGGGTATAGCGAATGCGGCGCCGGCACCCGGCTCTCCAGTCGGTGAGCCCGGCGGACTTCCCGAGGCAATGCCTGCCACTCCCCCAGCAGACCCCAATGCTGCAGCTGGCACGCCGTCCGGCGACCCGTCTGGCGCTCCTGCCGGCGAACCCGGCGGACTCCCCGAAGCAACGCCGTCCACTCCCCCAGCAGACCCCAATGCTTCTGGCTCACCGACTGGTGGCCCCTCGGGTGGCCCTTCGGGCGGACCATCAGGTGGACCCTCGGGTGACCCCTCCGGCGGACCATCAGGTGGACCATCCGGCGGACCCTCGGGTGGCCCCTCCGGTGGCCCAAGTGGCGGACCGTCAGGTGGGCCAAGTGGCGGACCATCCGGCGGCCCAAGCGGAAGCCCGTCAGGCGGTCCAGGTGACGCTCCGGTAAGCGGCCCCGACACCAGCGGCAACAAGGAAACGTACCTTTCGCCCGAAGAGGTCACGGCAGAAACTGCCACTTGGGAAGACGCGGCCGGCTATCTGAACAACTCAAACGCGATTGCCCAGGAGTGCCGCTGGGACGGGCTGGAAGCGGGTATTTTCTTCGCTCTCCTGGGCCCGAACAATGAGTTGGCCGACCTATTCGTGAAGATCACCGAAACCGGCGTCGACGAGTTTGAGGCGGTCGCCGAGGCGCTCGTCCAGACGGCGCTCGAGTTTGCGCAGACCGATGAGGGACGTGCTTCGGGCTTCCAGGGCTACGAGGATCTTCCCACCGATTACGACTACTCGGGATCGATGCACGAAGACCGTTCTGCGAAGGCCGATGTCGAGAGCATCAACTTTGACACGGTTCAGACGCCGAGTCTGAACGACGTTGTTGACATCGCTACTGACAATAAGCGCGGCGGCTCCGACAACAGTGACGGTGGCCACACCAGCACTAGTGGAAACGACGGACACAATAGCGGACACGGTCACGATGGCTCTTCGTCGTCATCAGGACGATCAAATTCAGATAACGACTCTAAGGGACGCAGCGGCGGCCGACGTGGTAAGGGCGGTCTGCTCTTGGACGTTGCCAGCGAGCTCGTTGACGAGTTCCTGCCCTAA
- a CDS encoding FHA domain-containing protein: MTETEPSSLHFRTGIAAVITHGGSSILLGPSLVHAADRILEALQEGSNPMTVLDADLADPSANHSVAVIGMAPAATSFVLRGDQFELRIETPSGTVETFPELSRGWRGGAVTSLSGWRIRVKSSTESSLLGDRTKFSLIAGSAPCSEAWYGDVDEFSFVDVGTDTTFTEQPSDGVEKTEPQHEVARADEPSEQVPFDPADDETIPDAPVSRQAAPPSPPPPPPHQQPMAPSAEQMPPAPSHPYGIPEGSNGQTPSPHQVAAACQPTAPPSAPYADSGIPVVNQAPAGGEPQANGPRHAASEKDWAPQLNSNQGHVLSLSSTVVVGRDPNPDRAPDPSRTQLLQLRSAQQELSRSHLVVSYEAGNVLVWDLDSANGTIIARGGTIPEPLQPMNAVTLGRGDIIDLGDGITLWLG; the protein is encoded by the coding sequence ATGACCGAAACCGAACCCTCGTCGCTGCATTTCCGTACTGGGATTGCAGCAGTGATCACCCACGGTGGGTCGAGCATTCTGCTCGGCCCATCGCTGGTACATGCGGCCGACCGCATCCTTGAAGCACTCCAAGAGGGTAGTAACCCGATGACGGTGTTAGATGCGGATCTTGCCGACCCCAGCGCCAATCACTCGGTTGCCGTGATCGGTATGGCACCGGCAGCCACCTCATTTGTACTGCGCGGGGATCAGTTTGAACTGCGCATTGAGACGCCAAGCGGCACGGTAGAAACGTTTCCCGAGCTCTCGCGCGGATGGCGAGGCGGTGCGGTGACCTCGCTGTCTGGATGGCGCATCCGCGTCAAATCATCAACAGAATCATCGTTACTTGGCGACCGCACGAAGTTCTCGCTGATCGCCGGCTCCGCTCCCTGTAGTGAAGCATGGTACGGCGATGTTGACGAGTTTTCGTTCGTCGATGTTGGTACAGACACCACATTTACCGAGCAACCGTCCGATGGCGTCGAGAAGACCGAACCACAACACGAAGTTGCGCGGGCCGACGAGCCATCGGAGCAGGTCCCCTTCGATCCCGCCGACGACGAAACCATCCCCGATGCACCGGTAAGCAGGCAGGCAGCGCCACCTTCGCCACCACCACCGCCGCCGCACCAGCAGCCCATGGCACCATCCGCTGAGCAGATGCCGCCGGCGCCCTCGCACCCGTATGGCATACCTGAAGGCTCCAACGGCCAGACGCCCTCCCCGCACCAAGTGGCCGCGGCCTGCCAACCGACCGCGCCGCCATCAGCTCCGTACGCCGATTCAGGAATCCCGGTTGTAAACCAAGCACCCGCGGGCGGTGAGCCACAGGCAAACGGGCCGCGTCACGCAGCGTCCGAAAAGGATTGGGCGCCTCAGCTCAATAGCAACCAGGGGCATGTGCTCTCGCTTTCGAGCACTGTAGTTGTCGGGCGCGATCCTAACCCCGACCGTGCTCCGGATCCGTCACGTACCCAACTGCTGCAACTGCGTTCTGCTCAGCAGGAACTGTCGAGGTCGCATCTTGTTGTCTCCTACGAGGCCGGCAACGTGCTGGTCTGGGATCTCGACTCCGCAAACGGCACGATCATCGCCCGCGGTGGCACGATTCCAGAGCCGCTGCAACCGATGAACGCAGTTACGCTCGGGCGCGGAGACATCATTGACCTCGGGGATGGCATCACCCTCTGGCTAGGTTAG
- a CDS encoding MarR family winged helix-turn-helix transcriptional regulator: MSATASDAWESMYRAQVSIMRDLRNAFTNVGMTMNEYDVMFIVYKSSQHRIRMRELNANVLITQSSVSRLVDRLVERGFLSKHNDEMDARGTIVALTDTGIAAFERAHRVHEQNIEFRMQSKLSEAELQTLTDLSNRLVSEDARW; encoded by the coding sequence ATGAGTGCAACCGCCAGTGATGCTTGGGAATCAATGTATCGAGCTCAGGTATCCATCATGCGCGATCTGCGAAACGCGTTCACGAACGTGGGCATGACAATGAATGAATACGACGTCATGTTCATCGTCTACAAGTCATCGCAGCACCGCATTCGGATGCGTGAGCTCAACGCAAACGTGCTGATCACGCAGTCATCTGTTTCACGACTCGTGGACCGGCTCGTCGAGCGCGGATTCCTCTCGAAGCACAATGACGAGATGGATGCACGCGGCACGATTGTCGCGTTAACCGACACCGGTATCGCCGCATTCGAGCGCGCGCACCGAGTGCACGAACAGAACATCGAGTTCCGGATGCAGAGCAAGCTCTCCGAAGCCGAGCTGCAGACACTGACCGATCTCAGCAACCGCCTGGTCTCTGAAGACGCACGCTGGTAG
- the eccB gene encoding type VII secretion protein EccB produces MATSKDILDAQRFNKQRLISAFTSGKPGGREVELKSPIGPMIVGLVLTIFILVGAWIFGRFSPALPGNWQNGMFITDSDSGAQYFSIDGTLHPVRNSTSAQLLAESTNLPRTSVGSSALSEIPRGPEIGIPGAPDAVPPRDKLNNTGWAACPAGEGVHVTIGGDPNISDAVNGSLVSSQDRTYLVTEGRRYEIQQQDLSRVRLAFNNWGNADVTPVSANWLDLFEEGERVSPWSYADASEEPVGMTGALSAAKPGSVVEVVDGQTSRFYLVTGKNKLDTLTDFELGMYNVRVTDPSEGSGAPIRVSIADISGLEVSPDSPGPSSWPKEVPTLTEPETVPCAVLVKDNDSVRTEIAQAVAPEQAQIVISGGRGALVRATGGGEIGALFVITDLGEAFGLEGEPQEMVQRLGYQISDVTDIPAPWIKLLPQGPTLSKEAAWGSVPASDLSADGVMTAAHPQPASGVHPGPVRREEGGDTEQCERGNPQYLSQQPSAYSLLGIDRAQQLSLGENVKVAVVDSGVDARNEHLKQVRPGHDFTGSGNGLTDDEGHGTAVAGIIAAQPVDGSGLVGVAPKAEILPVRVYQSTQDDKLVGPNIPMTAQGIRWSADHGAKVIVAALSTSVDDPQLADAVRYAQGKGALVVASAGNRNTAGEDDKADGVRYPAGYEGVLSVTAVTDSGQPTDAAIHGIHVGVAAPGQNVLVSWFNDGDCIIAPDAPSTSFSTAYVAGIAALVASEFPDESPEMWKWRLEVSALRADVANHNELTGWGVVSPFDALTVTPDGEYQGPLVPGGERRPEAAEAGRTPPLESEKPLLVRNQMALGVTGAGALGVAILWLLRRGQDLRARRRAK; encoded by the coding sequence ATGGCGACCAGCAAAGATATTCTCGATGCCCAGCGCTTTAACAAACAGCGACTGATCTCCGCATTCACCTCGGGAAAGCCCGGCGGCCGTGAAGTCGAGCTCAAGTCACCAATCGGACCGATGATTGTTGGACTTGTGCTGACCATCTTCATCCTGGTTGGTGCGTGGATCTTCGGACGCTTTTCGCCAGCACTGCCCGGAAACTGGCAGAACGGCATGTTCATTACCGACTCGGATTCGGGCGCCCAGTACTTTTCGATTGATGGCACGCTCCATCCCGTGCGCAACTCTACGAGTGCGCAATTGCTGGCCGAGAGCACCAATTTGCCGCGCACTTCGGTTGGCAGCAGCGCGCTTTCAGAAATTCCCCGCGGTCCAGAGATTGGTATCCCGGGGGCTCCGGATGCAGTACCTCCACGCGACAAGCTCAACAACACCGGGTGGGCGGCCTGCCCCGCAGGTGAGGGGGTGCACGTCACGATCGGTGGCGACCCCAACATCAGCGATGCTGTGAATGGCTCGCTGGTGAGTAGCCAGGACCGCACCTACTTGGTTACTGAGGGGCGCCGGTATGAGATTCAGCAACAAGACCTCTCCCGCGTGCGCCTGGCGTTTAATAACTGGGGTAATGCCGATGTCACCCCGGTGAGTGCGAACTGGCTCGACCTATTTGAAGAAGGCGAGCGGGTTTCCCCGTGGTCATACGCGGATGCGAGTGAAGAACCGGTAGGCATGACCGGTGCGCTGTCGGCTGCGAAACCGGGTTCGGTCGTAGAAGTGGTTGATGGCCAAACCAGCCGGTTTTATCTGGTTACGGGCAAGAACAAGCTGGATACGCTCACCGACTTCGAGCTCGGAATGTACAACGTGCGGGTCACTGACCCCTCCGAAGGATCAGGTGCTCCGATCCGCGTATCAATCGCCGATATTTCTGGCCTCGAGGTGAGCCCTGATTCTCCGGGTCCGTCCAGCTGGCCGAAGGAAGTACCCACCCTGACCGAACCGGAAACGGTGCCGTGTGCAGTGTTGGTGAAAGATAACGACAGCGTACGCACGGAAATTGCGCAGGCCGTTGCTCCGGAACAAGCACAGATCGTGATTTCGGGTGGACGCGGAGCGCTTGTGCGAGCTACCGGAGGCGGCGAGATCGGTGCGCTATTTGTCATTACCGACCTCGGTGAGGCCTTCGGTCTGGAGGGCGAGCCACAAGAGATGGTGCAGCGCCTTGGGTACCAGATATCGGATGTGACCGACATCCCGGCACCGTGGATCAAGTTACTCCCGCAGGGGCCGACCCTTTCGAAAGAAGCGGCGTGGGGAAGCGTTCCCGCATCCGACCTCAGCGCCGATGGGGTTATGACGGCCGCGCATCCGCAACCGGCATCTGGCGTGCATCCCGGACCGGTACGCCGGGAAGAAGGCGGTGACACCGAACAGTGTGAACGCGGAAACCCGCAGTATTTGTCGCAGCAACCATCGGCTTACTCGCTACTCGGAATTGACCGGGCCCAGCAGTTATCGCTTGGTGAGAACGTTAAAGTCGCCGTGGTGGACTCCGGTGTCGATGCCCGAAACGAGCATCTGAAGCAGGTGAGGCCTGGGCATGATTTCACCGGTAGCGGCAATGGTCTTACCGATGATGAGGGTCACGGCACTGCTGTCGCGGGAATTATTGCCGCACAACCGGTCGACGGATCCGGGCTGGTTGGTGTTGCGCCGAAGGCAGAGATCCTGCCGGTGCGGGTGTATCAATCGACGCAGGACGACAAGCTCGTCGGGCCGAATATTCCGATGACCGCACAGGGCATTCGCTGGTCAGCTGACCATGGCGCCAAGGTCATCGTCGCGGCCCTGTCTACATCCGTTGACGATCCTCAGCTTGCGGATGCGGTGCGATACGCGCAGGGCAAAGGCGCGCTGGTCGTTGCCAGCGCCGGGAACAGAAACACCGCCGGAGAAGACGACAAGGCGGACGGGGTGCGATACCCGGCCGGGTACGAGGGTGTGCTGAGCGTTACTGCGGTAACCGATAGCGGCCAACCAACGGATGCGGCAATTCACGGTATTCATGTGGGGGTCGCCGCGCCCGGGCAGAACGTCTTAGTTTCTTGGTTCAACGATGGTGACTGCATCATTGCTCCGGACGCACCGTCAACGAGTTTTTCGACCGCATACGTCGCCGGTATCGCTGCGCTTGTCGCATCAGAATTCCCTGACGAGTCGCCGGAAATGTGGAAGTGGCGCCTGGAAGTTTCGGCGCTGCGTGCGGATGTGGCCAACCACAATGAGCTCACCGGATGGGGTGTGGTATCTCCGTTTGACGCACTCACCGTCACCCCCGACGGGGAATATCAGGGGCCGCTAGTTCCCGGCGGTGAACGCCGCCCAGAAGCGGCTGAGGCTGGCCGAACTCCGCCGCTTGAGTCCGAAAAACCGCTGCTGGTACGCAACCAGATGGCGCTCGGCGTTACCGGTGCCGGCGCGTTAGGGGTGGCGATCCTCTGGCTGCTTCGCCGTGGACAGGATTTGCGCGCGCGTCGACGAGCGAAGTAA
- a CDS encoding PIN domain-containing protein encodes MPSKQRRIVLDACCLLAVLLGEERDNRCQRVEAVLSRHGNELEVMVPAIAQLEVLGKAQKGKDGSTGHTAEQREVAFKAAKKWIEDQSFLTANLDIPVMDRALRLMVPYGLKGADASIVAVALLHEAEVLYSFDKEVLNIGDSIDGLKVMEPSESERLF; translated from the coding sequence ATGCCCAGTAAGCAAAGACGTATCGTTCTCGATGCGTGTTGTCTCTTGGCCGTGCTGCTTGGCGAAGAGCGAGACAACCGCTGTCAGCGCGTTGAAGCGGTCCTGAGTAGACACGGGAATGAGCTAGAGGTGATGGTTCCGGCAATTGCTCAGCTTGAGGTCTTGGGTAAAGCGCAAAAGGGCAAGGATGGCTCTACGGGGCACACTGCTGAGCAACGAGAAGTGGCATTCAAAGCGGCGAAAAAGTGGATAGAGGACCAATCGTTCTTGACTGCGAACCTCGACATCCCTGTCATGGATCGTGCGCTGCGGCTGATGGTGCCCTACGGGCTGAAAGGTGCAGATGCCTCGATTGTTGCCGTCGCTTTGCTTCATGAGGCTGAAGTGCTCTACTCGTTTGACAAAGAAGTCCTCAATATCGGTGACTCTATCGACGGATTAAAGGTGATGGAGCCAAGCGAGTCAGAACGGCTCTTCTAG
- a CDS encoding metalloregulator ArsR/SmtB family transcription factor yields MTASGNRNPVLPERFAWPENDHHIPISEHQATALAAPLAALGEPARLRIVSLLSSREPRPMTVTELTEALNLAQATVSHHLRVLADAGLVNIERSGNWRLYRCDTTALREVVERIRVS; encoded by the coding sequence ATGACCGCATCCGGAAACCGCAACCCGGTACTACCCGAGCGGTTCGCCTGGCCCGAGAATGATCACCACATCCCAATAAGCGAGCATCAGGCAACAGCCCTCGCCGCACCACTTGCAGCCCTCGGTGAACCCGCCCGGCTGCGTATCGTGTCACTGCTGTCATCACGCGAACCGCGACCGATGACCGTCACCGAGCTCACCGAAGCGCTCAACCTGGCACAGGCGACCGTCTCACATCACCTCCGTGTTCTTGCCGATGCAGGACTTGTGAACATTGAACGCAGTGGGAACTGGCGACTGTACCGCTGCGATACAACGGCGCTGCGCGAAGTCGTTGAGCGTATTCGCGTCTCGTAA
- a CDS encoding MFS transporter: protein MSIAGFSDTGTTWIGHRRGSRHYGRIQIAMLLAGIATFAQLYAPQAVLPQVAEGFDVSTAESALMVSASTVGLAVAVVPWTLVADRVGRKRSITIAITAATILGLCAVFAPTFQLALLIRLFEGFALGGVPAAAMAYLNEEVHQIDSAAAAGMFVAGNTIGGLSGRIVSGPVGEATHSWQLGVLSVSTLALIAAILFMLLLPTPHGFEPLGPTQSVSASIRQTGRNAWRHLHDPVLLTIYLQPFVMMGGFVAIYNYLGYYLTEPPYSLPVWLASLAFVAYLAGAVSSPIAGRLGGDFGRKRVKLGADAVSLAGLAIMLIPNLWAIVAGLIVFTTGFFGSHAISIGWAAAHPTYGRAQSSALYNFTYYFGSSIFGFVGGLFFQSWGWPALIAMVAIIYLIAIIVAIPVLPTRPRTNQP from the coding sequence ATGAGCATCGCAGGTTTTTCAGACACTGGAACAACCTGGATTGGACATCGCCGCGGCTCCCGCCACTACGGCCGCATCCAAATCGCCATGCTGCTGGCAGGAATCGCTACCTTCGCCCAGCTCTACGCTCCGCAGGCGGTCCTCCCCCAGGTTGCCGAAGGGTTCGATGTGTCCACCGCCGAATCTGCCCTGATGGTGTCTGCATCCACAGTCGGTCTCGCAGTAGCCGTTGTCCCCTGGACGCTGGTAGCGGATCGCGTGGGACGCAAACGCTCGATCACCATTGCCATCACTGCCGCCACCATCCTCGGCCTGTGTGCAGTGTTTGCGCCAACGTTCCAGCTCGCGCTGCTCATTCGTCTGTTTGAGGGGTTCGCCCTCGGCGGTGTTCCAGCCGCAGCAATGGCCTACCTCAACGAAGAGGTGCACCAGATTGACTCGGCGGCAGCGGCAGGGATGTTCGTGGCTGGCAACACGATCGGCGGCCTGTCGGGGCGTATAGTTTCGGGGCCGGTTGGCGAGGCAACGCACTCCTGGCAGCTCGGCGTGCTTTCTGTCTCAACGCTCGCGCTGATCGCCGCGATCCTGTTCATGCTGCTGCTGCCGACACCGCACGGCTTCGAACCATTAGGGCCAACGCAATCGGTGTCCGCATCCATCCGACAAACCGGACGTAACGCCTGGCGGCACCTGCACGATCCGGTACTGCTGACCATTTACCTGCAGCCGTTCGTGATGATGGGTGGTTTCGTCGCGATTTATAACTACCTGGGCTACTACCTCACCGAGCCACCATATTCCTTACCGGTATGGCTGGCATCACTGGCATTCGTGGCATATCTCGCCGGTGCCGTCAGCTCACCAATTGCCGGCCGGCTCGGTGGCGATTTTGGACGTAAACGTGTGAAGCTCGGGGCGGATGCGGTATCGCTCGCAGGGCTTGCGATCATGTTGATTCCGAACCTGTGGGCGATTGTGGCTGGGCTAATCGTTTTTACCACCGGGTTTTTTGGCTCACATGCGATCAGCATTGGCTGGGCAGCGGCTCACCCAACGTATGGGCGTGCCCAGTCCAGCGCGCTGTACAACTTCACCTATTACTTCGGATCGAGCATCTTTGGCTTCGTCGGCGGACTGTTCTTCCAGTCCTGGGGTTGGCCCGCGCTGATCGCTATGGTCGCGATCATTTACCTCATCGCCATCATTGTCGCCATCCCGGTGCTCCCGACGCGGCCCCGCACGAATCAGCCGTAA
- a CDS encoding EsaB/YukD family protein: MATTDRDTATSTVPVTFVQDTASFDLAVPMHLPLTEILPAVIDEMGLLTPRAASGGFRLVNSLGESVSMELTPAEAGLAPGDVLNIEGLGYGEEDMRYDDLVEALGAAVESSNTGWNGQDSLRTCIAAACALFAVTAGVLWFEGGMLAITAGFGAAVAAVVAAIVILRLGQPIGAVITHATAAPLAAAASAATVDGGGLRLLMAGVAFAAVGGIGFLTLRAAGGGKPLPQIAGMFGLIYIGLMLLWAGVARHYLLQEPHFIALITVTVSALVLIMAPWIALAQTPIRSYIPRTDEERARDNAVYTDSQIRGYTATGRALAVTIKIAGGLVVLFAAPLLVTDSIPSLVLVGSVGASLVLATRQVRDRAEVLIGVLTGAGVLLEIAVFIMLNQPHMAATIAWIIIGIASLVLFFGALSRAFSPAMNRWADALSVLCLLAIVPSAALASGLF, encoded by the coding sequence ATGGCTACAACGGACCGGGACACCGCGACCAGCACGGTGCCAGTCACGTTTGTTCAGGACACTGCCTCGTTTGACCTCGCGGTGCCCATGCACCTGCCGCTCACCGAGATCCTGCCCGCTGTCATTGATGAGATGGGGCTGCTCACTCCGCGCGCGGCATCGGGAGGATTCCGACTGGTGAATTCCCTTGGTGAGTCGGTATCGATGGAACTCACCCCGGCCGAAGCCGGGCTCGCGCCCGGAGATGTCCTCAATATTGAAGGCCTCGGATACGGCGAAGAGGATATGCGCTACGACGATCTTGTCGAAGCCCTCGGAGCCGCCGTTGAGTCCTCCAACACGGGATGGAACGGCCAGGACTCGTTGCGCACCTGCATCGCCGCGGCTTGTGCGTTGTTTGCCGTGACCGCCGGTGTGCTCTGGTTTGAAGGTGGCATGCTCGCCATCACGGCTGGTTTCGGCGCGGCAGTTGCCGCAGTGGTCGCGGCAATTGTCATTCTGCGACTCGGACAGCCCATCGGCGCCGTGATCACCCACGCCACCGCGGCACCGCTGGCAGCGGCCGCGAGCGCCGCAACCGTTGATGGCGGCGGACTCCGACTCCTCATGGCCGGTGTCGCGTTTGCAGCTGTCGGTGGGATCGGTTTCCTGACGCTTCGAGCCGCAGGTGGTGGAAAGCCGCTACCGCAGATTGCCGGTATGTTCGGTCTGATCTATATCGGACTCATGCTGTTGTGGGCGGGAGTCGCGCGTCATTACTTGCTGCAAGAGCCGCACTTCATCGCACTAATCACCGTGACCGTGAGCGCGCTGGTGCTCATTATGGCGCCGTGGATCGCTCTCGCACAGACCCCCATCCGCAGCTACATTCCACGCACTGATGAAGAGCGTGCCCGAGACAACGCCGTGTACACGGATAGCCAGATTCGCGGGTACACGGCGACTGGTCGTGCGCTCGCAGTGACCATCAAGATCGCCGGTGGTCTGGTTGTTCTCTTCGCGGCGCCCTTGCTCGTTACTGACAGTATTCCCTCGCTGGTGCTTGTTGGCTCAGTCGGTGCTTCGCTGGTGCTCGCGACCCGCCAGGTTCGCGACCGCGCTGAAGTGCTGATTGGGGTCCTTACCGGTGCGGGAGTGTTGCTCGAGATCGCCGTGTTCATCATGCTGAACCAGCCGCATATGGCCGCCACGATTGCCTGGATCATCATCGGGATCGCAAGCTTGGTGCTGTTTTTTGGTGCGCTATCTCGAGCGTTCTCGCCGGCAATGAACCGGTGGGCAGACGCGCTGTCAGTACTGTGCCTGCTGGCAATCGTTCCCTCGGCCGCTCTTGCCAGCGGATTGTTCTAG
- a CDS encoding winged helix-turn-helix domain-containing protein, with product MTSASNPAHIDTTPISQLQSLSRTRSYPQPRNTHAAVRAESQQPTPTEVRGFALYVGLDEETAAEFGISLTELVTELRQVLAERAPGAEHYASVALAPAGAAGNNLDVVRLALQEPKAVHRRQQASDRKRKQLANQETSARVVIDTSRKRVLVEGKNADFTFKEFELLQALVLREGRTVSREEIIEVLWKDSAEPQPHPRTIDVHVRRLRNRLSSYADVVRTVRGKGYRFDRHADVRVIHSFAHLA from the coding sequence ATGACCAGCGCAAGCAACCCCGCTCACATCGACACGACACCTATTTCGCAACTGCAATCGCTTTCTCGCACTCGCTCTTACCCGCAACCACGAAACACTCACGCCGCGGTCCGCGCCGAATCGCAACAGCCCACCCCGACAGAGGTGCGCGGGTTCGCCCTCTACGTTGGTTTGGATGAAGAAACCGCAGCGGAGTTTGGCATCTCCCTAACTGAACTGGTTACAGAGTTGCGCCAGGTGTTAGCGGAACGTGCCCCGGGAGCCGAGCACTATGCCTCCGTTGCGCTCGCGCCGGCCGGAGCTGCGGGTAATAACCTCGACGTGGTGCGACTTGCGCTTCAGGAGCCAAAGGCAGTGCACCGACGCCAGCAAGCATCCGACCGTAAGCGCAAACAGCTCGCGAACCAAGAGACTTCTGCTCGCGTAGTCATCGATACCTCACGAAAGCGCGTGCTCGTAGAGGGCAAGAACGCGGACTTTACCTTCAAGGAGTTCGAACTCCTTCAGGCTCTGGTACTGCGCGAGGGGCGCACTGTTTCCCGAGAAGAGATCATCGAAGTGCTGTGGAAGGACTCTGCCGAGCCTCAGCCGCATCCGCGCACTATCGATGTACATGTTCGCCGTCTTCGCAACCGCCTGAGCTCCTACGCGGACGTGGTTCGCACCGTGCGCGGCAAGGGCTATCGATTCGATCGACACGCCGATGTTCGCGTCATTCACTCGTTCGCACATCTCGCCTAA